The following are encoded together in the Populus trichocarpa isolate Nisqually-1 chromosome 5, P.trichocarpa_v4.1, whole genome shotgun sequence genome:
- the LOC18098653 gene encoding serine/threonine-protein phosphatase PP1, which yields MMMMTMEGMMDKAVLDDIIRRLLEGKGGKQVQLSEGEIRQLCVNARQIFLSQPILLEIKAPIRICGDIHGQYQDLLRLFEYGGYPPSANYLFLGDYVDRGRQSLETICLLLAYKIRYPDKIYLLRGNHEDAKINRIYGFYDECKRRFNVRLWKIFTDCFNCLPVAALIDEKILCMHGGLSPELEHLGQIKEIQRPTEIPDGGLLCDLLWSDPDARVEGWAESDRGVSCTFGPDKVAEFLNKNDLDLICRGHQVVEDGYEFFSKRRLVTIFSAPNYGGEFDNAGALLSVDESLVCSFEILKPILPASSSKLTLKKPPKAGKI from the exons atgatgatgatgacgatggaAGGGATGATGGATAAGGCAGTATTGGATGATATAATAAGGAGGTTGTTAGAAGGGAAAGGAGGAAAGCAAGTGCAGTTATCTGAAGGAGAGATCCGTCAATTATGTGTTAATGCTCGCCAAATCTTCCTTTCTCAGCCTATTCTCCTCGAGATTAAAGCTCCCATTCGCATCTGTG GTGACATACATGGGCAATATCAAGACCTCCTGAGGCTGTTTGAATATGGTGGCTACCCTCCTTCAGCAAACTATCTCTTCCTTGGGGATTATGTTGATAGAGGGAGGCAAAGTTTGGAGACCATATGTCTGCTTCTGGCCTACAAAATCAGATATCCCGACAAAATTTACCTCTTGAGAGGTAACCATGAGGATGCGAAGATCAACAGGATATATGGGTTTTATGACGAGTGTAAACGGAGATTTAATGTTAGGCTATGGAAAATATTTACCGACTGCTTCAATTGTTTGCCTGTTGCCGCACTGATTGATGAGAAGATACTTTGCATGCACGGAGGCCTCTCTCCAGAGTTGGAACATTTGGGTCAGATAAAGGAAATTCAAAGACCTACCGAAATCCCTGATGGTGGTCTCCTTTGTGATCTGCTTTGGTCTGATCCTGATGCTAGGGTTGAGGGTTGGGCTGAGAGTGATCGAGGTGTTTCATGTACCTTTGGACCTGATAAAGTTGCtgagtttttgaataaaaatgacTTGGATCTCATTTGCCGAGGTCATCAG GTGGTGGAGGATGGATACGAGTTTTTTTCCAAACGAAGATTAGTAACAATATTCTCAGCTCCAAACTATGGTGGGGAGTTTGACAATGCAGGTGCTCTCCTAAGTGTTGATGAATCTTTAGTGTGTTCCTTTGAGATATTAAAGCCAATTCTACCAGCAAGCAGTTCAAAGTTGACCCTTAAGAAG CCTCCTAAAGCTGGAAAGATCTAG